One Planctomycetota bacterium DNA segment encodes these proteins:
- the dnaK gene encoding molecular chaperone DnaK, with protein MATKQGEKIIGIDLGTTNSVVAVMEGKEPKVIANKAGNRLTPSVVAFNDKGETLVGDVARRQAVTNPKRTIYSIKRFMGRRHNEVAGEEKMVPYEVVGGPQDYVKVRAGDKEMTPPEISAKVLRSLKEAAESYLGHKVNKAVITVPAYFNDAQRQATKDAGQIAGLEVMRIINEPTAAALAYGLDKKAQEKIVVFDLGGGTFDVSVLEVADGVFRVIATNGDTHLGGDDFDQTLINHVADQFKREQGIDLRKDTMALQRLQEACEKAKKELSSAQSTDINLPFITADATGPKHLQITISRAQFEQMCDHLVEKCRGPVIQALKDAKLDPKDIDEVVLVGGSTRIPKVQELVKKLFSKEPHKGVNPDEVVALGAAIQGGVLGGDVQDVLLLDVTPLSLGIETEGGLFTKLVERNTTVPTERKQVFSTAADNQTAVTVSVFQGERPMARDNRLLGQFNLEGIPPAPRGTPQIEVKFDIDANGILAVSAKDLGTNKEQSVKIEQSSGLNETEIERMRKDAEVHAEEDKRKQRLAEARNRAEALCFQTEKLIKEHDAKLSAADKAPLEAAVTKAREAAKGDDVDAITSAHDALEQAAHALSKVLYEATAARGQGEPAPGPKDDTIDAEFEVKKDA; from the coding sequence ATGGCGACCAAGCAGGGCGAGAAGATCATCGGCATCGACCTCGGCACGACCAACTCGGTGGTCGCCGTGATGGAGGGGAAGGAGCCGAAGGTGATCGCCAACAAGGCGGGCAATCGCCTCACGCCGAGCGTGGTCGCCTTCAACGACAAGGGTGAGACACTCGTCGGCGACGTCGCCCGCCGCCAGGCGGTGACCAACCCGAAGCGGACGATCTACTCGATCAAGCGCTTCATGGGCCGCCGTCACAACGAGGTGGCCGGCGAGGAGAAGATGGTCCCGTACGAGGTCGTCGGCGGGCCGCAGGATTACGTCAAGGTCCGCGCCGGCGACAAGGAAATGACCCCGCCGGAGATCTCCGCCAAGGTTCTCCGCAGCCTCAAGGAGGCGGCCGAGAGCTACCTCGGCCACAAGGTCAACAAGGCGGTGATCACCGTCCCGGCCTATTTCAACGACGCCCAGCGGCAGGCCACCAAGGATGCCGGGCAGATCGCCGGCCTCGAGGTGATGCGGATCATCAACGAGCCGACAGCCGCGGCGCTCGCCTACGGCCTCGACAAGAAGGCCCAGGAGAAGATCGTGGTGTTCGATCTCGGCGGCGGGACGTTCGACGTCTCGGTGCTCGAGGTCGCCGACGGCGTGTTCCGCGTGATCGCCACCAACGGCGACACCCACCTCGGCGGCGACGACTTCGACCAGACGCTGATCAACCACGTCGCCGACCAGTTCAAGCGTGAGCAGGGGATCGACCTCCGCAAGGACACGATGGCCCTGCAGCGCCTCCAGGAAGCCTGCGAGAAGGCGAAGAAGGAGCTGTCGAGCGCCCAGAGCACCGACATCAACCTTCCCTTCATCACCGCCGACGCGACCGGCCCGAAGCACCTCCAGATCACGATCTCGCGGGCCCAGTTCGAGCAGATGTGCGACCACCTCGTGGAGAAGTGCCGCGGGCCGGTGATCCAGGCCCTCAAGGACGCCAAGCTCGATCCCAAGGACATCGACGAGGTCGTCCTCGTCGGCGGTTCGACGCGGATTCCGAAGGTCCAGGAGCTGGTCAAGAAGCTGTTTTCCAAGGAGCCCCACAAGGGCGTCAATCCCGACGAGGTCGTCGCCCTCGGCGCGGCGATCCAGGGGGGCGTGCTCGGCGGCGATGTCCAGGACGTGCTCCTCCTCGACGTCACGCCGCTGAGCCTGGGCATCGAGACCGAGGGGGGCCTGTTCACCAAGCTCGTCGAGCGCAACACCACCGTCCCCACCGAGCGAAAGCAGGTGTTCAGCACCGCCGCCGACAACCAGACGGCGGTCACGGTGAGCGTGTTCCAGGGAGAGCGGCCGATGGCCCGCGACAACCGCCTCCTCGGCCAGTTCAACCTCGAGGGCATCCCCCCGGCGCCGCGCGGCACGCCGCAGATCGAGGTCAAGTTCGACATCGACGCCAACGGCATCCTCGCCGTCAGCGCCAAGGACCTCGGCACCAACAAGGAGCAGTCGGTCAAGATCGAGCAGTCGAGCGGCCTCAACGAGACCGAGATCGAGCGGATGCGGAAGGACGCCGAGGTCCACGCCGAGGAGGACAAGCGGAAGCAGCGCCTCGCCGAGGCCCGCAACCGTGCCGAGGCGCTCTGCTTCCAGACCGAGAAGCTGATCAAGGAACACGACGCGAAGCTCTCGGCGGCCGACAAGGCGCCGCTCGAGGCGGCGGTGACCAAGGCTCGCGAGGCGGCCAAGGGGGACGACGTCGATGCGATCACGTCGGCCCACGACGCCCTCGAGCAGGCGGCCCACGCCCTCTCGAAGGTGCTCTACGAGGCGACCGCCGCCCGGGGCCAGGGCGAGCCGGCACCGGGCCCGAAGGACGACACGATCGATGCCGAGTTCGAGGTGAAAAAGGACGCCTGA
- the pheA gene encoding prephenate dehydratase yields the protein MAKTPRPAPPPSPIAPPTATAAAAPLSADLGELRGEIDRIDRALVGLMNERAQVARRIGQLKKASGQQTYDPSREETVLERVAGLNPGPLSGASVKAVFRELISGSRAIEQHLRVAHLGPAWTYSHLAALHRFGNAVEFVPVASISAAFEEVFAGHCHYGVVPLENSTDGRIADTLDNFFRHPVKICAEVPLRIHHNLLAACDRTQIREVYSRPQALSQCRNWLARHLPEARLTEVTSTAVAAETAARTPHAAAIASRQSAVHYGLNVLAENIEDVAGNTTRFAVIGHADAARTGRDRTALMFEIEHRPGGLADALAIPKRQKLNLTWIESFPLPGAERGYVFFVELEGHRDDQPVKRAIRALESRCKRVVILGSYAAAAAVG from the coding sequence ATGGCGAAGACGCCCCGCCCCGCCCCGCCACCGTCGCCGATCGCGCCGCCGACGGCGACCGCCGCAGCTGCCCCGCTGTCGGCCGATCTCGGCGAACTGCGCGGTGAGATCGACCGGATCGACCGGGCGCTCGTCGGACTGATGAACGAGCGCGCCCAGGTCGCGCGGCGGATCGGCCAACTCAAGAAGGCCTCCGGACAGCAGACCTACGACCCGTCGCGCGAGGAGACGGTCCTCGAACGCGTCGCCGGGCTCAACCCCGGGCCGTTGTCGGGGGCGAGCGTCAAGGCGGTGTTCCGCGAGCTGATCAGCGGGTCGCGCGCGATCGAGCAGCACCTCCGCGTCGCCCACCTCGGCCCGGCCTGGACCTACAGCCATCTCGCCGCCCTCCACCGCTTCGGCAACGCCGTCGAGTTCGTCCCCGTGGCGAGCATCTCGGCGGCCTTCGAGGAGGTGTTCGCCGGCCACTGCCACTACGGCGTCGTGCCGCTGGAAAACTCCACCGACGGCCGGATCGCCGACACGCTCGACAACTTCTTCCGCCACCCGGTGAAGATCTGCGCCGAGGTCCCGCTGCGGATCCACCACAACCTCCTCGCCGCCTGCGACCGGACGCAGATCCGCGAGGTCTACAGCCGGCCGCAGGCCCTGTCGCAGTGCCGCAACTGGCTGGCGCGGCATCTTCCCGAGGCGCGGCTCACCGAGGTCACCAGCACCGCCGTCGCCGCCGAGACCGCGGCGCGCACGCCCCATGCCGCCGCGATCGCCAGCCGGCAGAGCGCCGTCCACTACGGCCTCAACGTCCTCGCCGAGAACATCGAGGACGTCGCCGGCAACACGACACGGTTCGCGGTCATCGGCCACGCCGACGCGGCCCGCACCGGCCGCGACCGGACGGCGCTGATGTTCGAGATCGAGCACCGCCCCGGCGGCCTCGCCGACGCCCTGGCGATCCCCAAGCGCCAGAAGCTGAACCTCACCTGGATCGAGTCGTTTCCCTTACCGGGCGCCGAACGCGGCTACGTGTTTTTCGTCGAGCTCGAGGGGCACCGCGACGACCAGCCGGTGAAGCGTGCGATCCGGGCGCTCGAATCCCGCTGCAAGCGTGTCGTGATCCTCGGCTCCTACGCCGCCGCCGCCGCCGTCGGCTGA
- a CDS encoding triose-phosphate isomerase → MAERRPIVAGNWKMNLDRAAARALATAVARGAGDVRGAEIVVCPPAVYLDSVGASLGQEGGGVGLGGQNAWDKASGAFTGEVAPAMLVDLGCRYVILGHSERRTLCGETDAVVNAKLKAALAAGLTPIVCVGETLAEREAERTDDVVATQIHGSLAGLDAAAIARLVIAYEPVWAIGTGKVATPEQAQAVHALIRKLLATLAGPEVAAGVPIQYGGSVKADNAAVLAAQPDIDGALVGGASLDAPGFLAIARAFAG, encoded by the coding sequence ATGGCTGAACGCCGCCCGATCGTCGCCGGCAACTGGAAGATGAATCTCGACCGCGCCGCAGCCCGGGCGCTGGCCACCGCGGTGGCACGCGGCGCCGGTGACGTGCGGGGGGCCGAGATCGTCGTCTGCCCGCCGGCGGTGTATCTCGACTCGGTCGGCGCGAGCCTGGGGCAGGAAGGGGGCGGTGTCGGCCTCGGCGGCCAGAATGCGTGGGACAAGGCGAGCGGGGCGTTTACCGGCGAGGTCGCGCCGGCGATGCTCGTCGACCTCGGCTGCCGCTACGTGATCCTCGGCCACTCCGAGCGCCGCACGCTGTGCGGCGAGACCGACGCGGTCGTCAACGCCAAGCTCAAGGCGGCGCTCGCCGCGGGCCTGACGCCGATCGTGTGTGTCGGAGAGACACTGGCGGAGCGCGAGGCGGAGCGGACCGACGACGTCGTCGCCACCCAGATCCACGGGTCGCTCGCCGGCCTTGACGCGGCGGCGATCGCCCGCCTCGTGATCGCCTACGAGCCGGTGTGGGCGATCGGCACCGGGAAGGTCGCCACGCCGGAGCAGGCCCAGGCGGTCCATGCCCTGATCCGGAAGTTGCTCGCCACGCTGGCCGGGCCGGAGGTCGCCGCGGGGGTCCCGATCCAGTACGGCGGCAGCGTCAAGGCCGACAATGCTGCGGTCCTCGCCGCCCAGCCCGACATCGATGGAGCCCTCGTCGGCGGCGCGAGCCTCGACGCCCCCGGGTTCCTGGCGATCGCCCGGGCGTTTGCCGGGTAG
- the secG gene encoding preprotein translocase subunit SecG yields the protein MNFFLGLMLVLTSLFLILLVLIQRGRGGGLAGAFGGAGGQSAFGTKAGDVFTKITVGVATFWIVLCILALNILGRRQSLISSNLGGAAPAATQAAPADGTPAAAPGASLPAAPAAGEPGSAAPAATAAPGGEAAPAAEAQPAAPAP from the coding sequence ATCAACTTCTTCCTCGGCCTGATGCTGGTCCTGACGTCGCTGTTCCTGATCCTGCTGGTCCTCATCCAGCGCGGGCGCGGCGGCGGGCTGGCCGGGGCGTTCGGCGGCGCCGGTGGGCAGAGCGCCTTCGGAACCAAGGCCGGCGACGTGTTCACGAAGATCACCGTCGGCGTGGCGACGTTCTGGATCGTGCTCTGCATCCTCGCGCTCAACATCCTCGGCCGCCGGCAGTCGCTCATCAGCTCCAACCTCGGCGGAGCCGCACCGGCTGCCACGCAGGCGGCTCCGGCCGATGGCACACCGGCGGCAGCGCCCGGTGCCTCCCTCCCCGCCGCGCCGGCGGCCGGTGAGCCAGGGTCCGCCGCGCCGGCCGCGACTGCAGCCCCGGGTGGCGAGGCGGCTCCCGCCGCGGAAGCCCAGCCCGCCGCGCCGGCCCCATGA
- a CDS encoding YicC family protein, with translation MPTSMTGCGDAVASDGGNTCRIEVRVVNNRFFKLALRTREGYAALEATIEAEVRKRIRRGAVQVTLDLDGPQALARRRLDCAQLAAYLDDLEHFCSQRDLPVPRDVGGLLSLPGILVEDWPGQESLQTLWPLVSRVLAAALDKVDAMRRREGETLARDLEACCAEIRGLGNGIAGRSAALLDEHRLRLRDRISRAVAGLGVTIADGDLAREIALLADRSDIAEELVRLDSHLSQFVRLLADESPGRQLDFLSQELAREANTIGSKSADVAVAHAVVEIKTRVERLREQVQNLE, from the coding sequence ATGCCGACGAGCATGACCGGATGCGGCGACGCGGTGGCCAGCGACGGCGGCAACACCTGCCGCATCGAAGTCCGGGTCGTCAACAACCGGTTCTTCAAGCTCGCCCTGCGGACGCGCGAAGGCTACGCCGCGCTCGAGGCGACGATCGAGGCGGAGGTCCGCAAGCGGATCCGCCGCGGCGCCGTGCAGGTGACGCTCGATCTCGATGGCCCGCAGGCGCTGGCCCGGCGGCGGCTCGACTGCGCCCAGTTGGCCGCCTACCTCGACGACCTCGAGCACTTCTGCAGCCAGCGCGACCTGCCCGTGCCGCGCGACGTCGGCGGGCTCCTGTCGCTGCCCGGGATCCTCGTCGAGGACTGGCCGGGGCAGGAGTCGCTCCAGACCCTGTGGCCACTCGTGTCGCGGGTGCTGGCTGCGGCTCTCGACAAGGTCGACGCCATGCGTCGCCGCGAGGGGGAAACGCTGGCCCGCGACCTCGAGGCCTGCTGCGCCGAGATCCGGGGGCTGGGAAACGGGATCGCCGGCCGGTCGGCGGCGCTCCTTGACGAGCACCGGCTGCGGCTCCGCGACCGGATCAGTCGGGCGGTCGCCGGCCTCGGCGTCACGATCGCCGACGGCGACCTGGCCCGCGAGATCGCCCTGCTGGCCGATCGCAGCGACATCGCCGAGGAGCTGGTCCGGCTCGACAGCCATCTCTCCCAGTTCGTCCGGCTGCTCGCCGACGAATCCCCCGGGCGGCAGCTCGATTTCCTCTCGCAGGAATTGGCCCGGGAGGCCAACACGATCGGGTCGAAATCGGCCGACGTCGCCGTCGCCCACGCCGTCGTCGAGATCAAGACCCGGGTCGAACGGCTCCGCGAACAGGTCCAGAATCTGGAGTGA
- a CDS encoding guanylate kinase, with translation MDQPSAAPHGRLVVISGPSGVGKSTLLRMLLERASALVPSVSATTRPPRKGESDGVDYHFLSAEEFERRRQAGEFLECCRVYGRQHWYGTLVDEVVPRLAAGAWVVLEIDVEGTLSIVDRFPDAVTIFVAPPERADLERRLQRRGTETPEAMARRLEVAHRELDQADRYRHRVVNDESSRAVDEIIAILEDAGLRSPHAAASLTSADLPAATDVRRAPPSSRPAFDTAPRSSP, from the coding sequence ATGGATCAGCCGAGCGCTGCACCGCATGGCCGTCTGGTGGTCATCTCCGGTCCGTCCGGGGTGGGCAAATCGACCCTCCTGCGGATGCTTCTCGAGCGCGCCTCGGCGCTCGTGCCGAGTGTCTCGGCCACGACCCGCCCCCCCCGAAAGGGCGAGAGCGACGGCGTCGATTACCACTTCCTCTCCGCGGAGGAGTTCGAGCGCCGGCGTCAGGCGGGGGAGTTCCTCGAGTGCTGCCGCGTCTACGGCCGGCAACACTGGTACGGGACGCTCGTCGACGAGGTCGTCCCCCGGCTGGCGGCCGGGGCGTGGGTCGTCCTCGAGATCGACGTCGAAGGTACACTGTCAATCGTCGATCGGTTTCCCGACGCGGTGACGATCTTCGTCGCCCCGCCGGAGCGGGCCGACCTCGAACGACGGCTCCAGCGCCGCGGGACGGAAACCCCCGAGGCCATGGCCCGCCGGCTCGAGGTGGCCCACCGGGAACTGGACCAGGCCGACCGCTACCGCCACCGCGTCGTCAACGACGAGTCGTCCCGGGCCGTCGACGAGATCATCGCCATCCTCGAAGACGCCGGCCTCCGCTCCCCGCATGCCGCTGCCAGCCTGACCTCCGCCGACCTGCCTGCCGCGACCGACGTCCGGCGTGCCCCGCCATCGTCGCGCCCCGCGTTCGACACCGCCCCCCGATCGTCTCCCTGA
- a CDS encoding DNA-directed RNA polymerase subunit omega produces the protein MIDDLREEEIVNKVGGRFKLSTLIQKRLVALNAGGRPLVDIDSDDKMQIVIEEIKQDKIYLDTSSNLRITGESPEAGGPLDFTAEL, from the coding sequence ATGATCGATGACCTGCGCGAGGAAGAGATCGTCAACAAGGTCGGCGGGCGGTTCAAACTGTCGACGCTGATCCAGAAGCGCCTCGTGGCGCTCAACGCCGGGGGCCGGCCGCTGGTCGACATCGACAGCGACGACAAGATGCAGATCGTCATCGAGGAGATCAAACAGGACAAGATCTACCTCGACACGTCGTCCAACCTCCGGATCACCGGAGAGTCGCCCGAGGCCGGCGGACCGCTCGACTTCACCGCCGAGCTGTGA
- a CDS encoding phosphopantothenoylcysteine decarboxylase, whose translation MAQSPDSDPACGTAAGAHLAGREIIVGVAGGIAAYKAAVLTSQLVQAGAGVTAVLTPAARRFVGTATFAALTGRPVATRVFDPQRFPLGAHIELAERADAVVVAPASADLLARMAAGIADDLLATLLLCAECPVLVAPAMNAAMWAKPAVQRNVGRVAADGAVVVPPGVGWLSCRKQGAGRMAEPTEIAAALAAALAGRPRRP comes from the coding sequence ATGGCTCAATCACCGGACTCCGACCCGGCGTGCGGCACGGCGGCCGGCGCCCACCTGGCGGGGCGGGAGATCATCGTCGGCGTGGCGGGGGGCATCGCGGCCTACAAGGCGGCGGTCCTCACCAGCCAGCTCGTCCAGGCCGGAGCCGGTGTCACGGCGGTGCTCACGCCGGCGGCGCGGCGATTCGTCGGCACGGCGACCTTCGCGGCGCTCACCGGCCGCCCGGTGGCGACGCGCGTCTTCGACCCGCAGCGCTTTCCGCTCGGCGCCCACATCGAACTGGCCGAGCGGGCCGATGCGGTCGTGGTCGCCCCCGCCTCGGCCGACCTTTTGGCGCGGATGGCCGCCGGGATCGCCGACGACCTGCTCGCGACGCTGCTGCTGTGCGCCGAGTGCCCGGTGCTCGTCGCCCCGGCGATGAACGCCGCGATGTGGGCCAAGCCGGCGGTGCAGCGGAACGTCGGGCGCGTCGCGGCCGACGGGGCCGTCGTCGTGCCGCCGGGTGTCGGCTGGCTGTCGTGCCGCAAGCAGGGGGCGGGGCGGATGGCGGAGCCCACCGAGATCGCCGCCGCCCTGGCGGCGGCCCTCGCGGGCCGACCGCGCCGTCCCTGA
- a CDS encoding phosphopantothenoylcysteine decarboxylase: MARVLITSGPTRAYLDDVRFLTNASSGRMGAAVAAAALAAGHRVTVVSGPVSVRYPAAARVVRVTTTAEMLAAGLEALPDVDGVIAVAAPCDFQPVERQPGKIPRSGAGLSVALEPTVDVVATLATRAAAGQWFVAFALEVGADPRRAVAKVVAKRCDLIVCNDLPALEAARTAVAVYDRTGACLGRRQGAKATVARWLVALVGERLGAGRRR, translated from the coding sequence ATGGCCCGCGTGCTGATCACCTCCGGCCCGACCCGCGCCTACCTCGACGACGTCCGCTTCCTCACCAACGCCTCGAGCGGACGGATGGGGGCCGCCGTCGCCGCCGCGGCGCTCGCCGCCGGCCATCGCGTCACCGTCGTCTCCGGCCCGGTATCCGTCCGCTATCCGGCCGCGGCACGGGTCGTGCGGGTCACGACCACCGCCGAGATGCTCGCTGCGGGGCTCGAGGCCCTCCCCGACGTCGACGGCGTGATCGCGGTCGCGGCACCCTGCGACTTCCAGCCGGTCGAGCGGCAGCCGGGGAAGATCCCGCGCTCGGGCGCCGGCCTCTCCGTCGCACTCGAGCCGACCGTCGACGTCGTCGCCACGCTGGCCACGCGCGCCGCGGCCGGGCAGTGGTTCGTGGCCTTCGCGCTCGAGGTCGGCGCCGACCCGCGGCGCGCGGTGGCGAAGGTCGTCGCCAAACGCTGCGACCTGATCGTCTGCAACGACCTGCCGGCGCTCGAGGCGGCGCGGACCGCCGTCGCCGTCTACGACAGGACCGGCGCGTGCCTCGGGCGGCGCCAGGGGGCCAAGGCGACGGTCGCCCGCTGGCTGGTGGCGCTCGTCGGCGAACGGCTCGGCGCCGGCCGGCGGCGCTGA
- a CDS encoding N-acetyl-gamma-glutamyl-phosphate reductase has product MASPVPVAILGATGYTALELIKLLLRHPHARIVAVTSRQEGKPPIASVHPSLVGRLDLALEDLDPEAVAARAACVFSCLPHAASAEVVARVVAAGARVVDFSADYRLDDEPTYREWYGHTHPDPTRLGTTVYGLPELFRAAIPAAPLVANPGCYATAAIVPLAALLASGRFHDDDIIVDAKSGVSGAGRSPKLTTHFPECNESLSAYNVGRHRHTPEMEQVVARHTGRRPELIFTPQLAPMDRGILATIYLKPRGPITEAEAFAILRDAYRGEPFIRVVDHLPATKDCVGTNCCDVTVRVVRGRVLVISCLDNLVKGASGAAVQNFNCMFGFPETTALE; this is encoded by the coding sequence ATGGCCAGCCCCGTTCCCGTCGCGATCCTCGGAGCCACCGGCTACACGGCCCTCGAGCTGATCAAACTCCTCCTCCGCCACCCCCACGCGCGGATCGTGGCCGTCACCAGCCGCCAGGAGGGGAAGCCGCCGATCGCCAGCGTCCACCCCTCCCTCGTCGGCAGGCTCGACCTGGCGCTCGAGGACCTCGACCCCGAAGCGGTCGCCGCCCGTGCCGCCTGCGTGTTCAGCTGCCTGCCCCACGCGGCCAGCGCCGAGGTCGTGGCGCGGGTCGTCGCCGCCGGGGCGCGGGTCGTCGATTTCAGCGCCGACTACCGTCTCGACGACGAACCCACCTACCGCGAGTGGTACGGCCACACCCATCCCGACCCCACGCGCCTCGGCACGACCGTCTACGGCCTGCCCGAACTGTTTCGTGCGGCGATCCCGGCGGCGCCGCTCGTGGCCAACCCGGGGTGCTACGCGACGGCGGCGATCGTCCCCCTCGCGGCGCTCCTCGCCAGCGGCAGGTTCCACGACGACGACATCATCGTCGACGCCAAGAGCGGCGTCAGCGGTGCCGGGCGGTCGCCGAAGCTGACGACGCACTTCCCCGAGTGCAACGAGAGCCTGTCGGCCTACAACGTCGGCCGGCACCGCCACACGCCGGAGATGGAGCAGGTCGTCGCCCGCCACACCGGCCGGCGGCCGGAGCTGATCTTCACGCCGCAACTGGCGCCGATGGACCGGGGGATCCTGGCCACGATCTACCTCAAGCCACGGGGGCCGATCACCGAGGCGGAAGCGTTCGCGATCCTCCGCGACGCCTACCGGGGCGAGCCGTTCATCCGCGTCGTCGACCACCTCCCCGCCACGAAAGACTGCGTCGGCACCAATTGCTGCGACGTCACGGTTCGCGTCGTCCGCGGCCGGGTGCTGGTGATCAGCTGCCTCGACAACCTCGTCAAGGGGGCCAGCGGCGCCGCCGTGCAGAACTTCAACTGCATGTTCGGCTTCCCCGAGACGACGGCGCTGGAGTGA
- the argJ gene encoding bifunctional glutamate N-acetyltransferase/amino-acid acetyltransferase ArgJ — translation MAITETAVKLPIPRVPRGYRMAGVHAGLKRNPTREDVALVVSDRPATAAGVYTTNLVHAAPVAFDRARTPGTGFRAIAVNSGNANACTGTRGLDDARRMAAAAAARIGVDEAGVLVLSTGIIGEFLPLAKITAGIDAVAERLGSDAEAAVTAARGMLTTDTRPKFAGATFTADGVEQTLFGMAKGAAMIGPRLATMLGVVLTDAALAPADAQRLLAAAAEVTFNCVSVDGHTSTNDTVLLLANGAAGAPPLAGAALEAFGGALEGACATLAREIADDGEGATHVLRVEVRGCTSRDDARRIARTVADSPLVKTAIHGADPNWGRIVSAAGYSGVVFDPGRLTLHLNGTLLFRDGAPVPFDGAAVSAAIRAARETLIELDLDDGPGAIRFYSSDLTAEYVHLNADYHT, via the coding sequence ATGGCGATCACCGAAACGGCGGTCAAGCTCCCGATTCCGCGCGTGCCCCGCGGCTACCGGATGGCCGGCGTCCACGCCGGGCTGAAGCGCAATCCGACGCGCGAGGACGTGGCGCTGGTCGTGTCCGACCGGCCGGCGACCGCGGCCGGCGTCTACACCACCAACCTCGTCCACGCGGCGCCGGTCGCGTTCGACCGGGCGCGGACACCCGGCACCGGGTTTCGCGCGATCGCCGTCAATTCCGGCAACGCCAACGCCTGCACCGGCACCCGCGGCCTCGACGACGCGCGGCGGATGGCGGCCGCGGCGGCGGCGCGGATCGGCGTCGACGAGGCGGGAGTCCTCGTGCTCTCGACCGGGATCATCGGCGAGTTCCTCCCCCTGGCGAAGATCACCGCCGGGATCGACGCCGTCGCCGAGCGCCTCGGCAGCGATGCCGAGGCGGCGGTGACGGCCGCCCGCGGGATGCTGACGACCGACACACGGCCGAAGTTCGCCGGCGCGACGTTCACCGCCGACGGCGTCGAGCAGACGCTGTTCGGCATGGCCAAGGGGGCGGCGATGATCGGACCGCGGCTGGCGACGATGCTCGGCGTCGTCCTCACCGACGCGGCCCTCGCCCCGGCCGACGCCCAGCGGCTCCTCGCGGCCGCCGCCGAGGTGACGTTCAACTGCGTCAGCGTCGACGGCCACACCAGCACCAACGACACCGTCCTCCTCCTCGCCAACGGCGCCGCCGGTGCGCCGCCGCTGGCCGGCGCCGCGCTCGAGGCGTTCGGCGGGGCGCTCGAGGGGGCCTGTGCGACGCTCGCCCGGGAGATCGCCGACGACGGCGAGGGGGCGACGCACGTCCTCCGGGTCGAGGTCCGTGGCTGCACCAGCCGCGACGACGCGCGGCGGATCGCACGGACCGTGGCCGACAGCCCGCTGGTGAAGACGGCGATCCACGGCGCCGACCCCAACTGGGGGCGGATCGTCTCGGCGGCGGGCTATTCCGGCGTCGTGTTCGATCCCGGACGGCTCACGCTCCACCTCAACGGCACGCTGCTGTTCCGCGACGGGGCACCGGTGCCGTTCGACGGAGCAGCGGTGTCGGCGGCGATCCGTGCAGCGCGCGAGACGCTCATCGAGCTCGACCTCGACGACGGTCCCGGTGCCATCCGCTTCTACTCCAGCGACCTGACGGCGGAGTACGTCCACCTCAATGCCGACTACCACACCTGA
- a CDS encoding purine-nucleoside phosphorylase codes for MLDLYDKITDACGAIGSRWPGRPAVGIILGSGLGAVAEAMTDAVRIPYEEIPHFARSTAHGHAGQLVCGLLDGVPVVVMEGRMHAYEGYPLAQITFPVRVLHRLGAGLLIVTNACGGLNPQFRTGDIMVIEDHINLMNDNPLVGINDERLGPRFPDMSAPYTPRLIDAALGVARRGDFVAHRGVYVAVTGPNLETRAEYRFLRGIGADVVGMSTVPEVIVAVHAGLEVLGLSVVTDMCLPDALEVATVERILAVARGAEPKLRAIIGAAVQSAGAARP; via the coding sequence ATGCTCGACCTGTACGACAAGATCACCGACGCCTGCGGGGCGATCGGCTCGCGCTGGCCAGGCCGACCGGCCGTCGGCATCATTCTCGGCAGCGGCCTGGGGGCGGTCGCCGAGGCGATGACCGACGCGGTGCGGATCCCGTACGAGGAGATCCCGCACTTCGCCCGCTCGACCGCGCACGGCCACGCCGGCCAACTGGTCTGCGGCCTGCTCGACGGCGTGCCGGTGGTGGTCATGGAGGGGCGGATGCACGCCTACGAGGGCTATCCCCTCGCCCAGATCACCTTCCCCGTCCGCGTCCTCCACCGGCTCGGGGCGGGGCTGTTGATCGTGACCAACGCCTGCGGCGGTCTCAATCCGCAGTTCCGCACCGGCGACATCATGGTGATCGAGGACCACATCAACCTGATGAACGACAATCCGCTCGTCGGGATCAACGACGAGCGTCTCGGTCCGCGCTTCCCCGACATGTCGGCCCCCTACACGCCGCGGCTGATCGATGCGGCGCTGGGCGTGGCGCGGCGCGGCGATTTCGTCGCCCACCGCGGTGTGTACGTCGCCGTCACCGGCCCGAACCTCGAGACCCGGGCGGAGTACCGGTTTCTCCGCGGGATCGGCGCCGACGTCGTCGGCATGTCGACCGTGCCCGAGGTGATCGTCGCGGTTCACGCCGGCCTCGAGGTCCTCGGCCTGTCGGTGGTCACCGACATGTGCCTCCCCGACGCGCTGGAGGTGGCGACGGTGGAGCGGATCCTCGCCGTCGCCCGCGGGGCGGAGCCCAAGCTCCGGGCGATCATCGGCGCTGCGGTCCAGTCCGCCGGCGCGGCCCGCCCCTAG